Proteins encoded by one window of Sus scrofa isolate TJ Tabasco breed Duroc chromosome 12, Sscrofa11.1, whole genome shotgun sequence:
- the LOC102163700 gene encoding keratin-associated protein 2-4, whose product MTGSCCAQPCCQRDPCCCRPVSCQTTVCRPVTCAPRYTRSICEPCRRPVCCDPCSLQEGCCRPITCCPSSCQAVVCRPCCWATPCCRPVSVQSPCCRPPCCQPAPCRTVCRTFPSCC is encoded by the exons ATGACCGGCTCCTGCTGcgcccagccctgctgccagcgCGACCCCTGCTGCTGCCGCCCCGTGTCCTGCCAGACCACCGTGTGCCGCCCCGTGACCTGCGCGCCCCGCTACACGCGCTCCATCTGCGAGCCCTGCCGCCGCCCTGTCTGCTGCGACCCGTGCAGCCTGCAGGAGGGCTGCTGCCGCCCCATCACCTGCTGCCCCTCGTCCTGCCAGGCCGTGGTCTGCCGCCCGTGCTGCTGGGCCACCCCGTGCTGCCGGCCGGTGTCTGTGCAGTCCCCGTGCTGCCGCCCGCCCTGCTGCCAGCCCGCCCC CTGCCGCACTGTCTGCAGGACCTTCCCCTCTTGCTGCTGA
- the LOC100518930 gene encoding keratin-associated protein 2-4, with protein MTGSCCAQPCCQRDPCCCRPVSCQTTVCRPVTCAPRYTRSICEPCRRPVCCDPCSLQEGCCRPITCCPSSCQAVVCRPCCWATPCCRPVSVQSPCCRPPCCQPAPCRTVCRTFPSCC; from the coding sequence ATGACCGGCTCCTGCTGcgcccagccctgctgccagcgCGACCCCTGCTGCTGCCGCCCCGTGTCCTGCCAGACCACCGTGTGCCGCCCCGTGACCTGCGCGCCCCGCTACACGCGCTCCATCTGCGAGCCCTGCCGCCGCCCTGTCTGCTGCGACCCGTGCAGCCTGCAGGAGGGCTGCTGCCGCCCCATCACCTGCTGCCCCTCGTCCTGCCAGGCCGTGGTCTGCCGCCCGTGCTGCTGGGCCACCCCGTGCTGCCGGCCGGTGTCTGTGCAGTCCCCGTGCTGCCGCCCGCCCTGCTGCCAGCCCGCCCCCTGCCGCACTGTCTGCAGGACCTTCCC